Proteins encoded within one genomic window of Polaribacter sp. NJDZ03:
- a CDS encoding TonB-dependent receptor: MIKKIILLAIIAFSSVTMVAQTTVTGTVKDAKTGETLPGANIKISRKAVGTTTDFDGNFVLEVADKPPFTIEISVLGFHTVKVEITKNNQKVAANLKENATSLDEIVVSASRTPERIMESPVTVERMDSRAIKNTSAPSFYDGLENLKGVDVNTNSLTFKSVNTRGFATFSNTRFMQLVDGMDNSSPALNFALGNLLGMSELDVKTVELLPGASSALYGANAFNGIMFMTSKSPFEDQGISISLKSGITSQEAAGDNEYNDFNLRMAYAFSDKFAAKATLSYLKGTEWHATDYRNTRDGGYAFGDRDSDRNYDGLNVYGDEVSTNLRGVAETLEGLGILPAGAAALVPSENISRTGYDERDLMSYEAKSVKFGSSLNYRPFGDDRLEIIWNSKFGIGNTIYQGTNRYNIKDFFMEQHKLEIKGKNFFLRGYMTSEDAGNSYDTRFAAININRSWKDDNTWFGQYTGAFVQSTLAGLTADQAHAIARQTAESGRLLPGSAEFNAAFDKVIADPNLVTGAKFQDNTKYYHSDANYNFRDYIDWAEFQIGGSYRLYSLNSNGSIFTDYDGPIEYNEYGVYTQVQKQFLEDDRLKITASIRYDKAQNFEGNFSPRVSFAYAGGENKNQNFRASFQTGFRNPTTQDQYIGLNAGRGFLVGSAPDNLDRYVTNPLTVSGAGQNFTGSGTIALSGRSAYENAFSASSVEAFAAGQVAAPSNANVSIVKPEKVTAFEVGYRGLALADSQRVTVDLSVYYNQYEDFIANKNVVVPFYGDVNLTQTAPVGSGGSQVPLALVALGSGDFTAFQTYTNSAADISSYGASIGLNTKILDGFNLGLNYTFSKFEFDQASDPDFEAGFNTPEHKVKLQFGKTDLFKNFGFNINARWQDEYRWESTFLDATIASRTVLDAQINYSVPTWKSVFKLGGANLTGKEYLSAPGVGAIGSQYYLSWTINN; this comes from the coding sequence ATGATAAAAAAAATTATACTTCTTGCAATTATAGCTTTTAGTAGTGTAACAATGGTAGCTCAAACCACTGTTACAGGAACTGTTAAAGACGCTAAAACAGGAGAAACTCTTCCTGGAGCAAACATTAAAATTTCTAGAAAGGCCGTAGGTACTACTACAGACTTCGATGGAAATTTTGTATTAGAGGTTGCAGACAAACCCCCTTTTACCATAGAAATTTCTGTATTAGGTTTTCATACAGTAAAAGTAGAAATTACAAAAAACAATCAAAAAGTAGCTGCTAATTTAAAAGAAAATGCAACTTCTTTAGATGAAATAGTGGTTTCTGCTTCTAGAACTCCAGAACGTATTATGGAATCTCCAGTTACGGTAGAAAGAATGGATAGTAGAGCTATTAAAAACACTTCTGCCCCCTCTTTTTATGACGGATTAGAAAACTTAAAAGGAGTAGATGTAAACACAAACAGTTTAACTTTTAAGTCTGTAAATACACGTGGTTTTGCAACGTTTTCTAATACTCGTTTTATGCAGTTAGTAGATGGTATGGATAATTCATCGCCAGCATTAAATTTTGCATTGGGTAATTTATTAGGAATGTCTGAGCTAGATGTAAAAACGGTTGAGTTACTTCCTGGTGCATCTTCTGCTTTATATGGTGCAAATGCATTTAACGGAATAATGTTTATGACAAGTAAAAGTCCTTTTGAAGATCAAGGTATTAGTATTTCTTTAAAATCTGGAATTACAAGTCAAGAAGCAGCTGGAGACAATGAGTATAATGATTTTAATCTTAGAATGGCGTATGCTTTTTCTGATAAGTTTGCTGCTAAAGCTACTTTATCTTATTTAAAAGGTACAGAATGGCATGCTACAGATTATAGAAATACCAGAGATGGTGGTTATGCTTTTGGAGATAGAGATTCTGATAGAAACTATGACGGTTTAAACGTTTATGGAGATGAGGTTTCTACCAATCTAAGAGGTGTTGCAGAAACATTAGAGGGGTTAGGTATTTTACCTGCCGGAGCTGCAGCTTTAGTGCCGAGTGAAAATATAAGTAGAACAGGGTATGATGAAAGAGATTTAATGTCTTATGAAGCTAAAAGTGTAAAATTTGGGAGTTCTTTAAATTATCGTCCTTTTGGAGATGATCGTTTAGAAATAATATGGAATTCTAAATTTGGTATTGGAAATACTATTTACCAAGGTACCAATAGATACAATATTAAAGACTTCTTTATGGAGCAACATAAATTAGAAATTAAAGGTAAAAATTTCTTTCTTAGAGGATATATGACAAGTGAAGATGCAGGTAATTCTTATGATACTCGTTTTGCAGCTATTAATATTAATAGATCTTGGAAAGATGATAATACATGGTTTGGTCAGTACACAGGTGCTTTTGTACAAAGTACTTTAGCCGGTTTAACTGCAGACCAAGCACATGCAATTGCTAGACAAACAGCAGAGTCGGGTAGGTTACTTCCTGGTTCAGCAGAATTTAATGCTGCTTTTGATAAAGTAATAGCAGATCCAAATTTAGTTACAGGTGCAAAGTTTCAAGACAACACAAAATATTATCATTCAGATGCAAACTATAACTTTAGAGATTATATAGATTGGGCAGAGTTTCAGATTGGTGGTTCTTATAGATTATATTCTTTAAATTCTAACGGAAGTATTTTTACAGATTATGATGGTCCTATAGAATACAATGAATATGGTGTGTATACACAAGTTCAAAAACAATTTTTAGAAGACGATCGTTTAAAAATTACGGCTTCTATTCGTTATGATAAAGCACAAAATTTTGAAGGTAACTTTTCTCCAAGAGTTTCTTTTGCGTATGCAGGCGGAGAAAATAAAAATCAAAATTTTAGAGCCTCTTTTCAAACAGGTTTTAGAAACCCAACAACACAAGATCAATATATTGGATTAAATGCTGGTAGAGGATTTTTAGTAGGTTCTGCACCAGATAATTTAGATAGATATGTAACAAATCCTTTAACAGTTAGTGGTGCAGGTCAGAATTTTACAGGATCTGGAACCATTGCTCTTTCTGGAAGATCTGCCTATGAAAATGCTTTTTCTGCAAGTTCTGTAGAAGCATTTGCTGCCGGACAAGTTGCAGCACCAAGTAATGCGAATGTATCTATAGTAAAACCAGAAAAAGTAACTGCTTTTGAAGTTGGTTATAGAGGTTTAGCTTTAGCAGACAGTCAAAGAGTAACTGTAGATTTAAGTGTGTATTATAACCAATATGAAGATTTTATTGCAAACAAAAATGTTGTCGTTCCTTTTTATGGCGATGTTAACTTAACACAAACAGCACCAGTTGGATCAGGAGGATCGCAAGTTCCTTTAGCATTAGTGGCTTTAGGAAGTGGAGATTTTACCGCTTTTCAAACATATACAAACTCTGCAGCAGATATTAGCTCTTACGGTGCTTCTATTGGTTTAAATACAAAAATTTTAGATGGATTTAATTTAGGTTTAAACTATACGTTCTCTAAATTTGAATTTGACCAAGCATCTGATCCAGATTTTGAAGCTGGGTTTAATACTCCAGAACACAAAGTAAAATTACAATTTGGGAAAACAGATTTATTTAAAAACTTTGGTTTTAATATTAATGCAAGATGGCAAGATGAGTACAGATGGGAGTCTACTTTCTTAGATGCAACAATTGCTTCTAGAACAGTCTTAGATGCGCAAATTAATTATAGCGTTCCTACTTGGAAATCTGTTTTTAAATTAGGTGGTGCTAACTTAACGGGTAAAGAATATTTAAGTGCTCCTGGTGTTGGTGCAATTGGTTCTCAGTATTACCTTTCTTGGACAATTAATAACTAA